The proteins below are encoded in one region of Oncorhynchus nerka isolate Pitt River linkage group LG15, Oner_Uvic_2.0, whole genome shotgun sequence:
- the LOC115143193 gene encoding RNA-binding protein 15-like, whose translation MKGKERSPVKKRSRILEDIRDRGGSHPTSKKMGTLSAAGSNGNSSVKSGGSVKRSLPSEKRDCRDLDGHVSNRTGSSHGYANTTGSSSKLHISIALDPTTRTNSRGEPRPLPSSESEYKTLKISELGSQLSDEDIEDGLFHEFKKFGDVSVKISRVNDERVAFVNFRRPDDAKAAKHARGKLVLYDRPLKIDAVYMNRRRSRSPIEKDPYAGVAGHRHLHVQRPLSPTGLGYRDFRLQQLALGRLPPPPSLPRELEREREFSIYEARARPPFIPDCAAFCEEDLLSPEDDQRANRTLFLGNLDVSVTENDLRRVFDRFGLITEVDIKRTSARGQNSTYGFLKFENLDMAHRAKITMSGKVVCHNPIKIGYGKATPTTRLWVGGLGPWVPLAALAREFDRFGTIRTIDYRKGDTWAYIQYESLDAAQAACSHMRGFPLGGPERRLRVDFADTELRYQQQYLQPLPLPPHFDLVADSFVHRPTLEAIRIRERSPPPPLRFRERELYNADWAGPAVCERVRGAAFEPVEHLERHSREPWSLERELQSRDQARKRRLLEDGRRPDHSPNSSEHGRRRHGASLERSPGGSSRDGGRYSPPRSDRPSPIREQRASLGRGPGDKRLRTDSPALPERDRKRKANDSCTSPVKREDRSDHPSSSMSSLQSKQGAGGQKLCQAWHGVLLLKNSSFPTSMHLLEGDLAVAARLLVESSTGGQVSQLKITQRLRLDQPKLDEVSRRIKTAGPSGYSVLLAVPGSCEEGPQDVGSSTERPLKNLVSYLKQKQAAGVISLPVGGTREKDGAGVLHAFPPCDFSQQFMDASAKALAKTEEDYLVMVIVRGAS comes from the coding sequence ATGAAAGGCAAGGAGCGGTCGCCCGTTAAAAAGCGCTCGCGGATTCTGGAAGATATTCGAGACCGGGGAGGAAGCCACCCAACAAGTAAGAAAATGGGAACACTCTCGGCGGCAGGCAGCAACGGGAATAGTTCTGTCAAAAGTGGTGGTTCGGTAAAACGGAGTTTACCGTCTGAAAAGAGAGACTGTCGAGATTTAGATGGACATGTGTCAAATCGAACTGGGAGTAGCCATGGATATGCTAATACAACTGGTTCGAGTAGCAAGCTACACATTAGCATTGCTCTGGACCCCACGACAAGGACCAATTCTCGCGGGGAACCGCGGCCTCTTCCGAGTAGCGAAAGTGAGTACAAGACTCTAAAAATTAGCGAGCTGGGCTCTCAGTTGAGCGACGAAGACATTGAAGATGGATTATTTCACGAATTTAAGAAATTTGGGGACGTGAGTGTCAAAATAAGCCGAGTTAACGACGAAAGGGTGGCATTTGTGAATTTCAGAAGGCCTGACGATGCTAAGGCGGCCAAGCACGCACGCGGCAAGTTGGTACTCTATGACCGCCCTCTAAAAATTGACGCGGTGTACATGAACCGGAGGAGGAGCCGATCCCCCATCGAAAAAGATCCATATGCAGGAGTTGCAGGACACAGACATTTGCATGTCCAAAGACCCCTTTCACCAACGGGGCTAGGATATAGAGATTTCCGATTGCAGCAGCTAGCTTTGGGccgcctcccccctcctccctccctccctagagaactggaaagagagagggaatttTCTATCTATGAAGCCAGGGCCCGGCCACCCTTCATCCCTGACTGTGCAGCTTTCTGTGAGGAGGACCTCCTCTCCCCTGAAGATGATCAGCGGGCCAACAGGACGTTGTTTCTTGGGAACCTCGATGTCTCAGTGACAGAGAATGACTTGAGGAGGGTGTTTGACAGGTTTGGGTTGATCACAGAGGTGGACATCAAGCGGACATCCGCTCGCGGACAGAACAGCACCTATGGATTCCTAAAGTTCGAGAACCTGGACATGGCTCACCGTGCTAAGATCACCATGTCAGGAAAAGTGGTGTGTCACAACCCTATTAAAATTGGCTATGGCAAAGCGACACCCACAACTAGGCTGTGGGTGGGGGGTCTTGGACCCTGGGTCCCCCTTGCTGCTCTGGCTAGGGAGTTTGACCGCTTCGGCACCATCAGGACTATAGACTACAGGAAGGGGGACACGTGGGCCTACATCCAGTATGAGAGCCTGGACGCTGCCCAGGCCGCCTGCTCCCACATGCGTGGCTTTCCTCTGGGTGGTCCTGAGAGGAGACTTAGGGTGGACTTTGCTGACACAGAGCTCCGCTACCAGCAACAGTACCTGCAGCCTCTCCCTCTGCCGCCTCACTTTGACCTAGTGGCAGACTCATTTGTCCACCGGCCCACCCTCGAGGCCATCAGAATCAGAGAGAGGAGCCCTCCACCCCCACTCCGATTCAGGGAAAGGGAACTGTACAACGCAGACTGGGCTGGCCCAGCAGTCTGCGAGAGGGTGCGAGGGGCAGCTTTTGAACCCGTGGAGCACCTGGAGAGGCATTCACGTGAACCCTGGTCTCTGGAACGGGAGCTGCAGAGCCGAGACCAGGCCCGAAAACGTCGCCTCTTAGAGGATGGGCGTCGCCCGGACCACTCACCAAACAGCAGTGAACATGGGCGTCGTCGTCACGGCGCCTCTCTGGAGCGCAGCCCTGGTGGCAGCAGCCGGGACGGGGGGCGCTACAGCCCCCCGCGCTCCGATAGACCCTCTCCCATCAGAGAGCAGCGGGCCAGCCTAGGCCGTGGCCCTGGGGACAAGCGGCTGCGGACAGACAGCCCAGCCTTACCAGAACGGGACCGCAAACGCAAAGCCAATGACTCATGCACAAGCCCTGTAAAGAGGGAGGACCGCTCTGATCACCCCTCCTCTTCCATGTCCAGCCTGCAGTCTAAGCAGGGGGCCGGGGGGCAGAAGCTGTGTCAGGCCTGGCATGGCGTGCTCCTGCTGAAGAACAGCAGCTTCCCCACCTCCATGCACCTGCTAGAGGGGGACTTAGCTGTGGCAGCCAGACTACTGGTGGAGAGCTCCACTGGTGGTCAGGTGTCCCAGCTAAAGATCACCCAGCGCCTGCGTCTGGACCAGCCCAAGCTGGATGAGGTGTCCCGTCGCATCAAGACTGCAGGCCCCAGCGGCTATTCTGTCCTCTTGGCTGTGCCTGGGAGCTGTGAGGAGGGGCCCCAGGATGTGGGAAGCTCCACCGAGAGGCCTCTAAAGAACCTGGTCTCCTACCTGAAGCAGAAGCAAGCAGCCGGCGTCATCAGCCTGCCTGTGGGTGGCACCCGTGAAAAGGACGGCGCAGGAGTTCTTCACGCTTTCCCGCCCTGTGATTTTTCCCAGCAGTTCATGGATGCCTCAGCTAAAGCCCTTGCCAAAACCGAAGAGGACTACCTGGTGATGGTCATTGTCCGAGGAGCCTCATAA